In one window of Acidobacteriota bacterium DNA:
- a CDS encoding ABC transporter permease encodes MQKHSGSETQVYLLPLTANKIFWEELKIVLQDLRFAFRMFVKQPAFTFIAILTLALGIGATSAIFSVVYGVLLRPLSLPDPDKVVNLWEARFESSQGITFQGSVSAPNYFDWREQNEVFTGLSAYQFTNLSLQTAEQPERIRGAMVSSEFFDVLGVQPLKGRIFLQGEDQQGKNHVAILSYQLWQRNFAADPDIVNKEIILGGETHTIIGVMPATFGFPSRFTEIWIPLIIPPDLAANRGYHYLLTIARLKDGVMLEQAQDHLKAIARGIEEKYPNEQTGRSILVIQAQEQLVQNIRPALLMLLGAVGLVLLIACTNVANLLLARATARTREIAIRTALGASRFRLIAQFLTESVLLSLMGGALGLLLAYWGVDVLLNLATNFLPRVNEVSLDWRVIVFTLGISIVTGILFGLAPALQISKPNIQSFLKEGGSSGHSPHRNWLRSTFVVSEIALSLMLLVGAGLLIKSFSYLLEIDSGMKPDNVLTMGIALPQAKYSTQQTAAAFHRQILERLAALPTVNSVGIINMLPIQQTGNNGSFEIEGKPPYPVGQEPIAEKRSIIGDYFKALGIAVAEGRTFTSQDQEKSTPVVMVNKTFVKKFMDSDSVVGKRINVGDNVDWRVIVGVVEDIRQNGITREPMPEIYVPINQSGFPINSISLVVQTTTNPTALTSAIRHEIQAIDPMQPIHNVKTMEEVISDSVAGNRLNMTLLTIFAGLAIILAVIGIYSVMSYTVTQSTKEIGIRLALGADTLNVLKLVLGQGFVLTLIGIAIGIAGAYALTGLMSGLLFGVKATDPVVFIAVSVILIIVALAACLVPARRAIKVDPIIALRYE; translated from the coding sequence TTGCAAAAACATTCCGGTAGCGAAACGCAAGTCTATTTATTGCCACTTACTGCCAACAAAATCTTTTGGGAGGAACTCAAAATCGTGCTGCAAGACCTGCGATTCGCATTCAGAATGTTTGTTAAACAACCGGCTTTCACCTTTATTGCCATCCTGACGTTGGCGCTTGGCATCGGCGCAACCAGCGCCATCTTCAGCGTCGTTTATGGCGTGTTGTTGCGCCCGCTTTCACTGCCTGACCCTGACAAGGTCGTCAATCTCTGGGAAGCGCGATTCGAGAGCAGCCAGGGCATAACCTTTCAAGGTTCGGTCTCTGCGCCAAATTACTTTGATTGGCGCGAACAAAACGAAGTCTTCACAGGACTTTCTGCCTATCAGTTCACCAACCTGAGTCTGCAAACCGCAGAGCAACCCGAACGCATTCGCGGCGCGATGGTTTCAAGCGAATTTTTCGATGTGCTCGGTGTGCAACCCCTCAAAGGTCGCATATTTTTGCAGGGCGAAGACCAGCAGGGCAAAAACCATGTCGCGATTTTGAGTTATCAACTCTGGCAACGCAATTTTGCGGCTGACCCCGACATCGTCAATAAAGAGATTATTCTCGGCGGCGAAACCCATACCATCATCGGCGTGATGCCTGCAACCTTCGGTTTCCCTTCACGGTTCACGGAAATCTGGATACCGTTAATCATTCCGCCAGACCTTGCCGCCAATCGCGGCTATCATTACTTGCTGACTATCGCCAGACTCAAAGACGGCGTGATGCTTGAACAGGCGCAAGACCACCTGAAAGCCATCGCGCGCGGCATCGAAGAAAAATATCCCAATGAACAGACCGGCAGAAGCATTCTGGTGATTCAGGCGCAGGAACAGTTGGTGCAAAACATTCGTCCGGCGCTATTGATGCTCCTGGGCGCGGTCGGTCTGGTGCTCTTGATTGCCTGCACCAATGTTGCCAATCTCCTGCTGGCGCGCGCCACCGCAAGAACCAGAGAAATCGCTATTCGCACGGCGCTTGGCGCAAGCCGTTTTCGATTGATTGCGCAATTTTTAACCGAAAGCGTTTTGCTTTCGTTGATGGGCGGCGCGCTCGGTTTACTGCTGGCTTACTGGGGCGTCGATGTGTTGTTAAACCTGGCGACCAATTTCCTGCCGCGTGTCAATGAAGTCTCGCTTGATTGGCGGGTCATCGTTTTCACACTGGGAATTTCCATCGTCACCGGCATACTTTTCGGACTGGCTCCGGCTCTGCAAATTTCCAAACCGAATATTCAAAGCTTTTTGAAAGAAGGTGGCAGTTCCGGTCACAGTCCGCATCGCAACTGGTTGCGCAGCACTTTTGTGGTTTCGGAAATCGCGCTTTCGCTGATGCTGCTGGTTGGTGCGGGACTGTTGATAAAAAGCTTTTCGTATCTGCTTGAAATTGATTCCGGCATGAAACCCGACAATGTTTTAACTATGGGCATTGCGCTGCCACAGGCGAAATATTCAACCCAGCAAACGGCGGCGGCTTTTCATCGCCAGATTCTTGAACGGCTTGCGGCGTTGCCGACCGTCAATTCCGTAGGAATCATTAATATGCTTCCCATTCAACAGACCGGCAATAACGGGTCATTTGAAATCGAAGGCAAACCGCCTTACCCCGTCGGTCAGGAACCCATCGCTGAAAAACGTTCGATAATCGGCGATTATTTTAAAGCATTAGGAATCGCCGTGGCGGAAGGCAGAACTTTCACTTCACAAGACCAGGAAAAGTCTACGCCGGTGGTCATGGTCAACAAAACATTCGTCAAGAAATTCATGGATAGCGACAGCGTTGTCGGCAAACGCATCAATGTCGGAGATAATGTTGATTGGCGCGTCATCGTTGGCGTTGTTGAAGACATCAGACAAAACGGCATCACCAGAGAACCGATGCCGGAAATTTATGTGCCCATCAACCAATCCGGTTTTCCCATCAACAGCATCAGTCTGGTGGTGCAGACAACGACGAATCCCACCGCTTTAACTTCAGCCATTCGTCACGAAATTCAAGCGATTGACCCGATGCAACCGATTCACAATGTCAAAACTATGGAAGAGGTCATTAGTGATTCGGTCGCCGGCAATCGTTTGAACATGACGCTGCTGACGATTTTCGCGGGGCTTGCCATCATCCTTGCGGTAATCGGAATCTACAGCGTGATGTCTTACACCGTCACCCAATCCACCAAAGAAATCGGCATTCGACTGGCGCTTGGCGCGGACACCTTGAATGTTTTGAAACTCGTTCTCGGACAGGGTTTCGTGCTGACGCTTATCGGTATTGCAATCGGCATTGCCGGAGCATACGCTTTAACGGGCTTGATGTCCGGTCTATTGTTTGGCGTGAAGGCAACCGACCCGGTGGTTTTCATTGCCGTGTCGGTGATTTTGATTATCGTAGCGTTGGCTGCCTGTCTGGTTCCTGCCAGACGCGCAATCAAAGTTGACCCGATCATTGCCCTCAGATACGAATGA
- a CDS encoding MbnH family di-heme enzyme, with product MKIKNIKIIALLIIITLAIFAALIKFETNVAAHDGKAHAPAAAKKLQNPLNLTEADLINGRALYNQHCASCHGADGKAQTAAAKALKKKPTDLTDHHTHFLKDGEIYWVIANGIRTSGMPAYKTKMSERERWQVVSYVRQFYPYKDDEPQNPKTSATSSSQTQDLAINFRAMVGDQNFTCSSSYEGIGTTGSTITVSDFRLYVHNLRLIDSRGNEVPLQLAQDGKWQYDNVALLDFENGEGNCANGTKEINDTIRGKAPVGNYVGLRFIVGLPFDKNHNDPTTQPSPLNLSRMFWNWNAGYKFARIDMKTTGQPKGFVLHLGSTSCMPNTSPNTVPTACANGNRPEITLKNFNPQGDVVIADLKALLKDTNVDVNQPNTAVGCMSASQDADCAGIFKNLGLPFAGVAATGQSFFHLEKSTKTASATTEGEVMKARAAAYEWNLPKGFPTPRVPEDNPMTAEKVELGRYLFYDKQLSITGKFACASCHKQERAFADENPLAVGATGEHHPRNSMGLTNIAYSPVLTWSNPNMRQLEKQALVPMFGEHPIELGLSGKDVEVLQRLKGEPIYQKLFAAAFPEDRDPFTLGNLTKALASFERTLISGNSPYDRYRYSGDKNAISASAKRGENLFFSERLECFHCHGGFNFTETVDHVGKAFAEIEFHNTGLYNIDSKGAYPATNTGIFDFSKNAEDMGKFKAPTLRNIALTAPFMHDGSIQTLEEAIDHYAAGGRTIKSGEYAGVGRDNPFKSSFVKGFKLTAQEKTDLVNFLKSLTDELFITDARLSDPWKKD from the coding sequence ATGAAAATCAAAAATATCAAAATCATCGCTCTTCTTATTATCATCACGCTGGCAATCTTCGCCGCGTTGATCAAGTTTGAAACCAACGTTGCGGCGCACGATGGCAAAGCCCACGCCCCTGCCGCCGCCAAAAAATTGCAAAACCCCTTGAACCTTACGGAAGCCGATTTAATCAACGGGCGCGCGCTTTACAACCAGCATTGCGCTTCGTGTCACGGCGCGGACGGCAAAGCACAAACCGCCGCCGCTAAAGCACTGAAGAAAAAACCGACGGATTTAACCGACCATCACACACACTTTCTCAAAGACGGCGAAATTTACTGGGTCATCGCCAATGGCATACGCACAAGCGGAATGCCTGCCTATAAAACCAAAATGAGCGAACGCGAACGCTGGCAGGTGGTCTCGTATGTCCGCCAGTTCTACCCTTACAAAGATGACGAACCGCAAAACCCTAAAACCTCTGCAACCTCGTCATCACAAACCCAAGACCTCGCCATCAATTTTCGCGCGATGGTCGGCGACCAGAATTTCACTTGTTCATCAAGCTACGAGGGGATTGGCACGACGGGTTCAACCATCACGGTTTCGGATTTTCGCCTCTATGTTCATAACCTGCGGTTGATTGACAGTCGAGGCAATGAAGTTCCTTTGCAACTCGCACAAGACGGCAAATGGCAATATGACAATGTCGCTTTGTTGGATTTTGAAAACGGCGAAGGCAATTGCGCCAACGGCACCAAAGAGATAAACGACACGATTCGCGGCAAAGCGCCCGTCGGCAATTATGTCGGCTTGCGCTTTATTGTCGGCTTGCCTTTCGATAAAAATCACAATGACCCGACCACGCAACCTTCGCCATTGAATCTCAGTCGTATGTTTTGGAACTGGAATGCCGGTTATAAATTCGCCCGCATCGACATGAAAACCACAGGTCAGCCGAAAGGCTTCGTGTTGCATCTCGGCAGCACCAGTTGTATGCCGAACACTTCGCCCAACACCGTGCCGACCGCCTGCGCCAACGGCAATCGCCCGGAAATCACTTTGAAAAATTTCAATCCGCAAGGCGATGTGGTGATTGCCGATTTGAAGGCGCTGCTCAAAGACACCAACGTCGATGTCAATCAACCGAATACTGCGGTCGGTTGTATGTCGGCGTCACAGGACGCGGATTGCGCGGGAATATTTAAGAATTTAGGCTTGCCGTTTGCCGGCGTCGCCGCCACCGGACAGAGCTTTTTTCATCTTGAAAAATCTACGAAAACGGCGAGCGCGACTACAGAAGGTGAAGTGATGAAAGCGCGCGCCGCAGCCTATGAGTGGAATTTGCCGAAAGGGTTTCCGACCCCAAGGGTTCCCGAAGACAATCCGATGACCGCCGAAAAAGTCGAACTCGGACGTTACCTGTTTTATGACAAACAACTCTCCATCACCGGCAAATTCGCCTGCGCTTCGTGTCATAAACAGGAGCGCGCTTTTGCCGATGAAAATCCGTTGGCAGTGGGCGCGACCGGCGAACATCATCCGCGCAACAGCATGGGATTGACCAACATCGCCTATAGCCCCGTGCTCACCTGGTCAAATCCCAATATGCGACAGTTGGAAAAACAAGCCCTGGTGCCGATGTTCGGCGAACATCCCATCGAACTCGGACTTTCAGGAAAAGATGTGGAAGTGTTGCAGAGGTTGAAAGGCGAACCAATTTATCAAAAACTTTTTGCCGCAGCCTTCCCCGAAGACCGCGACCCGTTTACACTCGGCAATCTCACCAAAGCGCTCGCTTCGTTTGAACGCACATTGATTTCCGGCAATTCGCCTTATGACCGTTACCGTTATAGTGGCGACAAAAATGCGATTTCGGCTTCGGCAAAACGCGGCGAGAACCTGTTTTTCAGCGAACGCCTGGAATGCTTTCACTGTCACGGCGGTTTCAATTTCACCGAAACCGTTGACCACGTTGGCAAAGCTTTTGCCGAGATCGAATTTCATAACACCGGTCTCTACAACATCGACAGCAAAGGCGCGTACCCTGCGACTAACACCGGCATCTTTGATTTCAGCAAAAATGCCGAAGATATGGGCAAATTCAAAGCGCCGACGCTGCGCAACATCGCGTTGACCGCGCCGTTTATGCACGATGGCAGCATTCAAACTCTGGAAGAAGCGATTGACCATTATGCAGCGGGCGGACGGACAATTAAATCAGGCGAGTATGCGGGGGTCGGACGCGACAATCCCTTCAAGAGCAGTTTCGTGAAAGGTTTCAAGCTGACCGCGCAGGAGAAAACGGATTTGGTGAATTTTTTAAAGAGCCTGACCGATGAACTGTTCATCACCGATGCACGCCTTAGCGACCCCTGGAAAAAAGATTGA
- a CDS encoding copper-binding protein — MQHNILQLKNPLWQLFHWITTGTKGFLVIGFLLCLTACRPSTVAETRRYSLSGEIKSINAPSHRLTITHEAVAGYMEAMTMDYAVNKETDFKPLKPGDRIQATLILRNDESWLEDVVINPTAVDAPGEKPDEQMAVEKNAGASKKALSTRATKPPGKPAASKPTSTGDAASSNRHEDHTAHSH, encoded by the coding sequence ATGCAACATAATATTTTGCAACTCAAAAATCCCCTATGGCAGCTTTTTCATTGGATAACCACAGGCACAAAAGGTTTTCTGGTGATCGGTTTTCTTTTGTGTCTGACCGCCTGTCGCCCGTCAACCGTCGCCGAAACCCGGCGCTATTCATTGAGTGGTGAAATCAAATCCATCAATGCGCCAAGCCATCGCCTCACGATTACTCATGAAGCGGTTGCCGGTTATATGGAAGCCATGACGATGGATTATGCGGTCAACAAAGAAACTGATTTTAAGCCATTGAAACCCGGCGACCGGATTCAGGCGACGCTCATTCTACGCAACGATGAGTCCTGGCTTGAAGATGTCGTCATCAATCCAACAGCGGTTGACGCGCCTGGCGAAAAACCTGATGAACAAATGGCTGTAGAAAAAAATGCCGGCGCGTCGAAGAAAGCTTTATCTACGCGCGCAACCAAACCGCCCGGTAAACCGGCGGCAAGCAAACCGACATCAACGGGCGACGCTGCGTCAAGCAATCGTCATGAAGATCACACGGCTCACAGCCATTAA
- a CDS encoding hemerythrin domain-containing protein yields MNALELLTEDHEKVAELFSQLEDSESESARLNLFGKIKTELETHTHIEETLFYPMLEDYEELQDLITQAYEEHKQVKTLLREIEQLARGSVLLDAKLNVLQENVEHHVEEEEGELFPQVEDIIEEEELENLGNEMMTAKQEFQKAYKATSGRK; encoded by the coding sequence ATGAATGCTTTGGAGCTATTAACAGAAGACCACGAAAAAGTAGCAGAACTATTCTCGCAACTCGAAGACAGCGAAAGCGAGAGTGCCCGATTGAATCTTTTCGGGAAAATTAAAACCGAGTTGGAAACCCACACCCATATTGAAGAAACCTTGTTCTACCCCATGCTGGAAGACTATGAAGAATTGCAAGACCTGATTACGCAAGCCTATGAAGAACATAAACAGGTTAAAACCTTACTTCGCGAAATTGAGCAACTCGCCAGAGGCAGCGTATTGCTGGATGCCAAGTTAAACGTGTTACAGGAAAATGTTGAGCATCACGTCGAGGAAGAAGAGGGTGAGTTGTTTCCTCAAGTCGAAGATATTATCGAAGAGGAGGAATTGGAAAATCTCGGCAACGAGATGATGACGGCAAAACAGGAATTTCAAAAAGCCTACAAAGCAACGTCAGGTAGAAAATAA
- a CDS encoding NAD-dependent epimerase/dehydratase family protein, whose amino-acid sequence MKVLVIGGSGYIGSHTVEELLRRGYEVCILVRGITTHQLPTNTRIIKGDRHSPDDLIRLRAEHFDAIIDINAYTREATQLIIKTFDGFISRFVHLSTLAVCQRSSIPVTEDDAMVTNPNAGYAYDKAECERALRWAYAKSRFPYVCIRPSAVYGERDRLSRENYYLKRMISDDAIIVPDSGAVPIWAVYVKDLAKVLANAVSAKNVEGRCYNLSQPEVVTINQHIANIARLIQTPVKILHIPSRLLERLGFNLAHFPYALPNDELILIDTRAVRADLQFAATPYAQALRDTIEWFLERGVDSEPSIEEAFPPVIPRSRERVLVERYHKATQELEDRLTDEWLNEALPEL is encoded by the coding sequence ATGAAAGTTCTTGTCATAGGTGGAAGCGGATATATCGGCAGCCACACAGTAGAAGAACTGTTGCGGCGCGGTTATGAAGTTTGCATACTGGTTCGCGGCATCACCACCCACCAACTCCCTACCAATACCCGAATCATCAAAGGCGACCGGCACAGCCCGGACGATTTAATCCGACTGCGCGCCGAGCATTTCGATGCCATCATTGACATCAACGCCTACACACGCGAAGCAACCCAACTCATCATTAAAACTTTCGATGGTTTCATCTCGCGCTTCGTCCATTTAAGCACTCTGGCGGTTTGTCAACGTTCAAGCATTCCGGTTACCGAAGACGATGCAATGGTGACCAACCCGAATGCCGGTTACGCCTATGATAAAGCCGAATGCGAACGCGCCTTGCGCTGGGCTTATGCCAAAAGCCGCTTCCCCTATGTCTGCATTCGTCCGAGCGCGGTGTATGGCGAACGCGACCGCCTGTCACGCGAAAATTATTATCTGAAACGCATGATTTCAGATGATGCGATTATCGTCCCCGATAGTGGGGCGGTTCCCATCTGGGCAGTTTATGTGAAGGATTTGGCAAAGGTATTAGCCAATGCGGTAAGCGCCAAAAATGTTGAGGGCAGGTGTTATAACCTGTCGCAACCGGAAGTCGTCACCATCAATCAACACATCGCCAACATTGCGCGCCTCATCCAGACGCCGGTTAAAATCCTGCACATTCCATCGCGCCTGCTTGAACGTCTGGGCTTCAATCTGGCGCATTTTCCCTATGCCTTACCCAATGATGAATTGATTTTAATCGACACGCGCGCGGTTCGCGCCGATTTACAATTTGCTGCAACCCCTTATGCGCAAGCCTTGCGCGACACCATCGAATGGTTTCTCGAACGCGGCGTTGACAGCGAACCCTCAATCGAAGAAGCCTTCCCGCCGGTCATTCCGCGTTCAAGAGAGCGCGTACTGGTCGAACGCTACCACAAAGCCACTCAGGAACTTGAAGACCGTTTGACCGATGAATGGTTAAACGAAGCCTTGCCGGAACTTTAA